Proteins encoded by one window of Bacillus rossius redtenbacheri isolate Brsri chromosome 14, Brsri_v3, whole genome shotgun sequence:
- the LOC134538698 gene encoding putative nuclease HARBI1, protein MARGMYNLIFEDESDEEDAIVRRPRWMRDRSDYFEMYDEEDFKIHFRLSKQSTMFVLELIENQLQFPEKNMSVSPMNQLLATLRFYATGCNQLTIGDYAGFSKPTAHRIIHRVSSAIASLRPQFIKFPETMEELNLAQRDFYAIAKFPRAIGAMDCTHVKIQSPGGNNAEFYRNRKGYFSVNVQVICNTKLEITDIVARWPGSSHDSTIFNNSNRRACFERGEYGDSVLLVDAGYACRSYLMPPLDNPRSPQEHLFNESQIRSRNPVERTFGCWKRRFPVLSLGLRVSLEHSFAIIVATGVLHNILRQTGEELPPDDPNLNLHLPWQQLLEEGNVQQNNENANRRPRYDSVRHLLIENYFRSLL, encoded by the exons atggctcGAGGCATGTACAATTTGATTTTTGAAGATGAAAGTGATGAAGAAGATGCCATTGTTCGTCGGCCACGATGGATGCGAGATAGAAgcgattattttgaaatgtatgatgaagaagactttaaaatacattttcgccTTTCAAAACAGTCGACTATGTTTGTTTTGGAACTTATAGAAAATCAACTACAGTTTCCCGAAAa GAATATGTCAGTGTCGCCAATGAACCAACTGCTGGCTACACTTCGATTTTATGCTACAGGCTGTAACCAGCTAACCATTGGGGATTATGCTGGCTTTAGTAAACCCACAGCTCACCGAATAATACATAGGGTTAGCTCCGCAATTGCATCTCTTCGACCGCAGTTCATTAAATTCCCAGAGACGATGGAAGAACTGAATTTAGCACAAAGGGATTTCTATGCAATTGCTAAATTTCCCAGGGCTATTGGTGCTATGGATTGCACTCATGTAAAAATCCAGTCACCAG gtggaaacaatgcagaattctaCCGTAACAGAAAAGGTTACTTCTCTGTGAATGTGCAAgtaatttgtaatacaaaattggaaattacagatattgttgCACGATGGCCTGGTTCCTCACATGATAGTACCATATTCAACAATAGCAACAGAAGGGCATGTTTTGAGAGAGGGGAGTATGGTGATTCTGTACTACTTGTTGATGCGGGCTATGCTTGTAGGTCATATCTAATGCCTCCATTAGATAATCCCAGAAGTCCACAGGAACACCTATTTAATGAGTCGCAAATTAGGTCAAGAAATCCTGTAGAGCGAACATTCGGTTGCTGGAAGCGACGTTTCCCAGTCTTATCTTTAGGATTGAGAGTGTCATTAGAACATTCGTTTGCCATCATTGTAGCGACTGGGgtgctgcataatatcctgcgacAAACTGGGGAAGAACTCCCTCCAGACGACCCTAACCTCAATCTCCACCTCCCTTGGCAACAGTTGCTTGAGGAAGGAAATGTACAGCAGAACAACGAAAATGCAAACAGAAGGCCCAGATATGACAGTGTCAGGCATttactgattgaaaactatttcaggag tttgttgtag